The following are from one region of the Equus przewalskii isolate Varuska chromosome 21, EquPr2, whole genome shotgun sequence genome:
- the RBPJL gene encoding recombining binding protein suppressor of hairless-like protein has product MRPEAVSERPGPGSEAMDPVGAADPSAPPGPLTHLNLPDNSEARPQSGADGRSHPGSWTSRPAPTPRSSPEHATVLREGVRQCLQQQCQQTVWILHAKVAQKSYGNEKRFFCPPPCVYLAGPGWRVKPVQGQAHQAGETGPTVCGYMGLDGASGSAAETQKLNFEEQPDSREFGCAKTLFISDADKRKHFRLVLRLVLRGGRELGTFHSRLIKVISKPSQKKQSLKNTDLCISSGSKVSLFNRLRSQTVSTRYLSVEDGAFVASARQWAAFTLHLADEHCSQGDFPPREGYVRYGSLVQLVCTVTGITLPPMIIRKVAKQCALLDVDEPISQLHKCAFQFPGGPPGGGGSYLCLATEKVVQFQASPCPKEANRALLNDSSCWTIIGTESVEFSFSASLACTREPVTPVPLISTLELSGGGDVATLELHGENFHAGLKVWFGNVEAETMYRSPRSLVCVVPDVAAFGSDWRWLRTPITVPVSLVRADGLFYPSAFSFTYSPEYSARPGPPGAPEPAADADALLESIHHEFTRTNFHLFIQT; this is encoded by the exons ACCCCTCGGCGCCCCCAGGCCCTTTGACTCACCTGAACCTGCCGGACAACTCAGAGGCGCGGCCGCAGAGCGGAGCCGACGGGCGCAGCCACCCGGGCAGCTGGACCAG CCGGCCTGCCCCCACTCCCAGGTCATCCCCTGAGCACGCCACGGTCCTGAGGGAAGGCGTGCGCCAGTGCCTGCAGCAACAGTGCCAGCAAACCGTGTGGATCCTGCACGCCAAAGTGGCCCAGAAATCCTATGGAAATGAGAAGCG GTTCTTCTGCCCCCCGCCCTGTGTCTACCTCGCAGGTCCCGGCTGGAGGGTGAAGCCAGTGCAGGGCCAAG CCCACCAGGCAGGGGAGACCGGGCCCACGGTGTGCGGTTACATGGGACTGGACGGCGCGTCCGGAAGTGCCGCCGAGACGCAGAAGTTGAATTTTGAGGAGCAGCCGGACTCCAGG GAATTCGGTTGCGCCAAGACCCTGTTCATCTCGGACGCAGACAAGAGGAAGCACTTCCGGCTGGTGCTGCGGCTAGTGCTCCGAGGGGGCCGGGAGCTGGGCACCTTCCACAGCCGCCTCATCAAGGTCATCTCGAAGCCCTCGCAGAAGAAGCAGTCGCTGAAAAACACCGACC TGTGCATATCCTCGGGCTCCAAAGTCTCCCTCTTCAACCGCCTGCGCTCCCAGACGGTGTCCACACGCTACCTCTCTGTGGAGGACGGGGCCTTCGTGGCCAGCGCGCGCCAGTGGGCTGCCTTCACGCTCCACCTGG CTGATGAACACTGTTCCCAGGGGGACTTCCCACCTCGAGAGGGCTACGTCCGCTATGGCTCCCTGGTGCAGCTTGTCTGCACTGTCACAGGCATCACACTACCTCCAATG ATCATCCGCAAAGTAGCCAAACAGTGTGCACTCCTTGACGTGGATGAGCCCATCTCCCAACTGCACAAGTGTGCCTTCCAGTTTCCGGGTGGTCCTCCAGGAGGGGGTGGCAGCTACTTATGTCTCGCCACAGAGAAGGTGGTGCAGTTCCAG gcctccccctgccccaaggAGGCGAACAGGGCGCTGCTCAACGACAGCTCTTGCTGGACCATCATCGGTACCGAGTCGGTGGAATTCTCCTTCAGCGCCAGCCTGGCGTGTACCCGGGAGCCCGTCACTCCGGTGCCCCTCATCAGCACCCTCGAG TTGAGTGGCGGGGGCGACGTGGCCACGCTGGAGCTCCACGGTGAGAACTTCCACGCGGGGCTCAAGGTGTGGTTCGGGAACGTGGAGGCTGAAACCATGTACAG GAGCCCGCGGTCCCTGGTGTGCGTGGTGCCGGACGTGGCCGCCTTCGGCAGCGACTGGCGCTGGCTGCGCACGCCCATCACGGTGCCCGTGAGCCTCGTGCGCGCCGACGGCCTCTTCTACCCCAGCGCCTTCTCCTTCACCTACTCCCCCGAATACAGCGCGCGGCCCGGGCCCCCGGGTGCCCCCGAGCCCGCCGCCGACGCCGACGCGCTCCTCGAGAGCATCCACCACGAGTTCACGCGCACCAACTTCCACCTCTTCATCCAGACTTAA